Proteins co-encoded in one Marinomonas sp. IMCC 4694 genomic window:
- a CDS encoding cobyric acid synthase has product MTAFSLMVQGTTSDAGKSTLVTALCRLLARRGITVAPFKPQNMALNSAVTQDGNEIGRAQAVQAYAAGIAPHVDMNPILLKPNTDTGAQVIIQGKAIGNMNAVGYHEYKSVAKAAALESYYRLAGQYEAMMIEGAGSPAEINLRARDIANMGFAESVDCPVIIIADIDKGGVFAHLVGTLDLLSQNEQDRVIGFVINRFRGDISLLQSGLDWLEARTGKPVLGVLPYLMGFHLESEDAVTKSPLKTDTKALLQVVIPILPRTSNHTDWDALRLHPNVQVTLVGANDAIPPADLIILPGSKSVQSDLAFLRDQGWEAHLNKHLRYGGKVMGICGGFQMLGDTLSDPLGLENQHANTQCAGFGLIPMDTVLEKDKQLKQRHGTLAFTEQSTKVTGYEIHSGVSRFSTTVTPFSALENGEQEGYMSADQHIIGTYLHGVFDHPDALAALLHWAGVTHAEHFDYDQLRDKEINRLADSTEQHINIDALIKQCRDFQQRPRKAL; this is encoded by the coding sequence ATGACAGCCTTTAGTTTAATGGTGCAAGGCACCACCTCAGACGCCGGAAAAAGCACCTTGGTCACCGCCTTATGTCGTTTACTGGCACGACGCGGCATCACGGTGGCGCCTTTCAAGCCACAAAACATGGCCCTAAATAGTGCTGTCACCCAAGACGGCAACGAGATCGGCCGCGCCCAAGCTGTGCAAGCCTACGCCGCGGGCATTGCGCCTCATGTGGACATGAACCCCATTTTGCTCAAGCCGAATACCGACACCGGCGCGCAGGTCATTATCCAGGGTAAAGCCATTGGCAACATGAACGCCGTGGGCTATCACGAATACAAAAGCGTCGCCAAAGCCGCGGCATTAGAATCCTATTACCGACTGGCGGGGCAATACGAGGCGATGATGATTGAAGGCGCGGGCAGCCCGGCGGAAATCAACTTGCGCGCACGAGACATTGCCAACATGGGCTTTGCTGAAAGCGTCGATTGTCCGGTGATTATTATCGCTGACATCGACAAAGGCGGCGTGTTTGCCCACCTCGTTGGCACGTTAGATTTGCTCAGTCAAAACGAACAAGATCGGGTGATTGGTTTTGTGATCAACCGCTTTCGTGGCGACATCAGCTTGCTGCAATCGGGCTTGGATTGGCTCGAAGCGCGCACCGGCAAACCCGTGTTGGGCGTGCTGCCTTATTTAATGGGCTTTCATCTGGAATCGGAAGACGCGGTCACCAAAAGCCCGCTGAAAACCGACACCAAAGCCTTGCTGCAAGTGGTTATTCCAATTTTACCCCGCACCAGCAACCACACCGATTGGGATGCCCTGCGCTTACATCCCAACGTGCAAGTCACCCTCGTAGGCGCCAACGACGCCATTCCGCCAGCGGATTTGATCATTCTGCCCGGCAGCAAAAGCGTACAGAGTGATTTGGCGTTTTTACGCGACCAAGGTTGGGAAGCGCATTTAAACAAACATTTAAGATACGGCGGAAAAGTCATGGGGATTTGCGGCGGCTTTCAAATGCTCGGCGACACGTTAAGCGACCCACTCGGCTTGGAAAATCAACACGCCAACACCCAATGCGCCGGCTTTGGTTTGATTCCTATGGACACCGTGCTAGAAAAAGACAAACAACTCAAACAACGCCATGGCACACTGGCCTTTACCGAACAATCAACCAAGGTAACCGGCTATGAAATTCACTCAGGCGTGTCGCGCTTTTCCACCACCGTAACGCCCTTCAGCGCATTAGAAAACGGCGAACAAGAAGGCTATATGTCCGCCGACCAACACATCATCGGCACCTACCTCCACGGCGTCTTTGATCATCCAGACGCCCTTGCGGCACTACTGCACTGGGCAGGCGTCACCCATGCCGAGCATTTCGACTACGACCAACTCCGCGACAAGGAAATCAACCGCCTCGCCGACAGCACCGAACAACACATAAACATCGACGCACTGATCAAACAGTGCCGAGATTTTCAACAACGCCCCCGAAAGGCATTATAA
- the cbiB gene encoding adenosylcobinamide-phosphate synthase CbiB: protein MTLSILDSIFNGFFGDLSHTGFMLVAALVLDRLLGEPKSWHPLIWFGRWVDLCRQQLQIPTDASLIRQRLVGVLAWLLAVLPWVAMLLAVFWCLPGWLDNVVSVLVLYFAIGWQSLREHALAIYQPLSAVPLTEDKLDQARVAVSYIVSRDTQNLDDSAVAKAGIESVLENGSDAIFAPIFWFMLLGAPGVLLYRLANTLDAMWGYKTAEWLHFGWCAARVDDVLNYVPARLVVYTYAVCGRWKSAIRSAKQPSARWKSPNAGPVMAAGAGALGVKLGGEAPYFGKMETRPILGDTDGDAPQPHHVKEAILLVDKSVYLWGLLLWLLF from the coding sequence ATGACCCTTTCTATTTTAGACAGTATTTTCAACGGTTTCTTTGGTGATCTTTCCCATACAGGTTTTATGCTGGTGGCGGCCTTGGTGCTAGACCGATTATTGGGCGAGCCAAAAAGCTGGCATCCGCTGATTTGGTTTGGCCGTTGGGTCGACCTGTGCCGACAGCAATTGCAAATACCCACCGACGCAAGCCTGATTCGTCAACGTCTCGTTGGTGTGTTGGCTTGGCTACTAGCGGTATTACCTTGGGTCGCGATGTTACTGGCGGTATTTTGGTGTTTGCCCGGTTGGCTCGACAACGTAGTGTCTGTGTTGGTGTTGTACTTTGCGATTGGTTGGCAGAGTCTGCGCGAACACGCGTTGGCGATTTATCAGCCCTTGTCTGCGGTGCCGTTAACCGAGGATAAGCTAGATCAAGCCCGTGTCGCGGTCAGTTACATTGTGAGCCGTGATACGCAAAATCTTGACGACAGCGCGGTGGCCAAGGCGGGCATTGAGTCGGTGTTGGAAAACGGCAGCGATGCGATTTTTGCGCCGATTTTTTGGTTTATGTTACTCGGTGCGCCGGGTGTCCTCTTGTATCGATTGGCGAATACCTTGGACGCCATGTGGGGCTATAAAACGGCTGAGTGGCTGCATTTTGGCTGGTGCGCGGCCCGTGTGGATGACGTATTAAACTATGTGCCGGCGCGATTAGTGGTATACACCTACGCGGTATGTGGGCGTTGGAAGAGCGCGATCCGCAGCGCAAAACAGCCATCGGCTCGTTGGAAAAGCCCCAACGCTGGCCCTGTGATGGCGGCAGGTGCCGGTGCTTTAGGCGTGAAGCTAGGCGGTGAAGCGCCGTATTTTGGTAAAATGGAAACCAGACCGATTTTGGGTGACACCGACGGCGATGCGCCCCAACCACATCATGTAAAAGAGGCGATTTTGCTGGTGGATAAAAGCGTGTATTTATGGGGGTTGTTACTGTGGCTGTTGTTCTAA
- a CDS encoding aminotransferase class I/II-fold pyridoxal phosphate-dependent enzyme, producing MGVVTVAVVLKSSLLESTPPKHGGDLAYWQRKVGNAALHWLDLSSACNREPWPVPEVDASLWMNLPDQTALLDEAETYFTHRPSAIGAGSQHIIECLPVLLKHALPVRDVAVRMRAFVPRIGYQEHAFAWQKWGYDLVYYDALSELLTQRWDVAVVIQPNNPTGEWATADCIAQLITHAEQQGAHLIIDEAFIDPCPERSVLMTQAPSDVSESLFVLRSVGKFFGLAGARVGFVFCHSRWQNALNNLLGPWPVATPSLHLVTLALADTAWHTHALASLKVRQAAFVERIMPKFNTIFDSQDKVVNPLFVTWFVDSEYGQQVFDWLHKVGIHVRLGDGWVRVALPALAEMDALNAALIRLLKDVGGRNLV from the coding sequence ATGGGGGTTGTTACTGTGGCTGTTGTTCTAAAATCGTCCTTATTAGAAAGTACCCCCCCAAAACACGGCGGTGACTTGGCATATTGGCAGCGAAAAGTCGGCAACGCAGCGTTGCATTGGTTGGACTTATCGTCGGCGTGCAATCGTGAACCTTGGCCGGTGCCTGAGGTTGATGCCAGCCTGTGGATGAATTTACCCGATCAGACCGCGCTCCTTGACGAAGCCGAGACGTATTTTACGCATCGCCCGAGTGCGATTGGTGCCGGGTCTCAGCACATCATTGAGTGTTTGCCGGTGTTGTTAAAACACGCACTTCCTGTCCGTGACGTGGCGGTGCGCATGCGGGCTTTTGTGCCACGTATCGGTTACCAAGAACACGCGTTTGCTTGGCAAAAGTGGGGTTACGATCTGGTCTATTACGACGCACTGAGTGAGCTGTTAACCCAGCGTTGGGACGTTGCGGTGGTGATTCAGCCGAATAACCCGACCGGAGAATGGGCGACGGCGGATTGCATCGCGCAATTGATCACGCATGCCGAGCAACAGGGGGCGCATCTGATCATTGACGAGGCTTTTATTGACCCTTGTCCTGAGCGCAGTGTCTTGATGACTCAAGCTCCGTCTGATGTGAGCGAGTCTTTGTTTGTGCTGCGTTCTGTGGGCAAATTCTTTGGCTTAGCCGGTGCGCGCGTTGGTTTTGTTTTTTGTCATTCTCGTTGGCAAAATGCGCTGAACAATTTACTAGGGCCTTGGCCGGTGGCGACACCGAGTTTGCATTTGGTGACCTTGGCGCTGGCGGACACCGCGTGGCACACTCACGCTTTAGCAAGTCTCAAGGTACGACAAGCGGCTTTTGTGGAGCGCATCATGCCCAAGTTCAATACCATTTTTGACTCCCAAGACAAGGTCGTTAATCCTTTATTTGTGACTTGGTTTGTCGATTCAGAGTACGGCCAACAGGTGTTCGATTGGTTACATAAAGTGGGCATTCATGTGCGTTTGGGTGATGGCTGGGTTCGGGTTGCGTTGCCCGCGCTGGCGGAAATGGATGCCTTGAATGCCGCGCTGATTCGCTTATTAAAAGACGTGGGAGGGCGAAATTTAGTATGA
- the cobU gene encoding bifunctional adenosylcobinamide kinase/adenosylcobinamide-phosphate guanylyltransferase has translation MKHLVLGGVRSGKSAYAEEEIAACEKPVCYVATTQVWDEDMAERVRLHQTRRPSDWRLIEEPLALAEVLDSLNSPEQAVIIECFTLWLTNLLCLDDEARLAQEKQDLLRAVSEFKGDLVLVSSEVGLGIMPMNALARRFGDEAGAMNQALATLTDRVTLVAAGLPMPLKSLSTSLIAKA, from the coding sequence ATGAAGCATTTAGTATTAGGCGGTGTACGCAGTGGCAAAAGCGCTTACGCTGAAGAAGAAATTGCCGCTTGTGAAAAACCCGTGTGTTACGTAGCGACCACGCAAGTTTGGGATGAAGACATGGCCGAACGCGTTCGCTTGCATCAAACCCGTCGGCCCAGTGATTGGCGTTTGATCGAAGAGCCCTTGGCGCTCGCTGAGGTGTTAGATTCGCTCAATTCACCAGAGCAAGCGGTGATCATCGAATGCTTTACTTTGTGGCTGACAAACTTATTGTGCCTCGACGACGAGGCTCGGCTGGCGCAAGAAAAGCAAGACTTGTTGCGCGCTGTGAGCGAATTTAAAGGCGACTTGGTATTGGTATCCAGTGAAGTCGGCTTGGGTATTATGCCGATGAACGCCTTGGCGCGGCGCTTTGGGGACGAAGCGGGTGCGATGAATCAGGCGCTGGCAACATTGACCGATCGGGTAACTTTAGTTGCGGCCGGGCTACCGATGCCGCTAAAATCGCTTTCTACATCCTTAATAGCAAAAGCCTAG
- the gpt gene encoding xanthine phosphoribosyltransferase → MTPYSKDFPVSWEELHRNARALSWRLLEQGPWKGIIAITRGGLVPAAILCREMDIRLIDTICIVSYKDGEAGQGAMKQGDLDVLKGVEGDGEGFILVDDLVDTGRTAAKVREMLPKAHFATIYAKPAGKPLVDTFITEVSQDTWIRFPWDMEYTFSTPLANRQEK, encoded by the coding sequence ATGACCCCTTACTCAAAAGATTTCCCTGTATCCTGGGAAGAATTGCACCGCAACGCTCGCGCTTTATCTTGGCGTTTGCTTGAGCAGGGACCGTGGAAAGGCATTATTGCGATCACCCGTGGCGGTCTGGTACCGGCGGCAATCTTGTGTCGTGAAATGGACATTCGCTTGATCGATACGATTTGCATTGTCAGCTACAAAGACGGCGAAGCGGGCCAAGGCGCAATGAAACAAGGCGACTTGGACGTGTTAAAAGGCGTGGAAGGCGACGGAGAGGGCTTTATTTTAGTGGATGATTTAGTCGATACGGGTCGCACGGCGGCGAAAGTCCGTGAAATGTTGCCAAAAGCACACTTTGCAACGATTTACGCTAAGCCTGCGGGCAAGCCATTGGTGGACACCTTTATTACTGAAGTCAGCCAAGATACTTGGATTCGTTTTCCTTGGGACATGGAATACACGTTTTCGACGCCGTTGGCGAATCGCCAAGAAAAGTAA
- a CDS encoding DUF2914 domain-containing protein: MWQSLIRVMLAGFVSFLVVLPAAAEAPVVLGTVARAQFTTDVIDREPIDDVGPVVTVEYGEIQRVYFFTDLRDMGGRQVIHRWTLDGEEQADVAFDIGGDRWRVWSSKRLMPGFDGTWRIDILLDGKVIESHSFDYVDEG, encoded by the coding sequence ATGTGGCAATCGCTAATTCGAGTTATGTTGGCTGGTTTTGTGTCCTTTTTGGTGGTGTTACCCGCTGCAGCCGAAGCCCCTGTGGTTTTAGGGACGGTGGCTCGCGCTCAGTTCACAACGGACGTTATTGACCGTGAACCCATCGATGATGTCGGCCCTGTTGTTACAGTCGAATACGGCGAAATTCAGCGGGTGTATTTTTTTACCGATTTGCGAGACATGGGTGGCCGTCAAGTCATTCATCGTTGGACATTAGATGGCGAAGAGCAAGCGGATGTGGCCTTTGATATAGGAGGTGACCGTTGGCGTGTGTGGTCCAGTAAGCGCCTGATGCCGGGCTTTGATGGCACTTGGCGCATTGACATTTTGCTCGATGGCAAGGTCATTGAAAGTCATTCATTTGATTATGTCGACGAAGGCTAA
- a CDS encoding DUF1904 family protein, which yields MPHLRVRGMAFDELESIADILVENLAEITDTPNSHFTLEYQATTYLVVGGASPAYPLFEVVWFDRGDEVKRKVALVIEDLIRPLVDSGQDITVLFRDLQGKDYYENGEHF from the coding sequence ATGCCGCATTTACGGGTACGTGGAATGGCGTTTGACGAGCTTGAGTCGATCGCTGATATTTTGGTTGAAAATCTCGCAGAAATAACCGACACCCCCAACTCGCATTTTACCTTGGAATACCAAGCGACGACTTACCTTGTGGTCGGTGGTGCATCGCCTGCTTATCCATTGTTTGAAGTAGTGTGGTTTGACCGAGGGGACGAAGTAAAACGCAAAGTCGCCCTTGTCATTGAAGATCTCATTAGGCCTTTGGTCGACAGCGGCCAAGACATCACCGTGTTATTCCGCGACCTGCAAGGCAAAGACTACTATGAAAACGGCGAGCATTTTTGA
- the astB gene encoding N-succinylarginine dihydrolase, giving the protein MSTATEANFDGLVGPTHNYSGLSFGNVASLNNSARASNPKAAAKQGLTKMKALADMGFVQGVLAPHERPHIPTLRRLGFRGSDAHILQQAAKHAPKLLAAVSSASCMWTANAATVSPSGDTSDQRVHFTPANLVNKFHRSIEHETTGAILRATFRDERHFAHHDALPSVDTLGDEGAANHTRFCHDYGEQGVAFFVYGMEAFNTHAPRPRTFPARHTVEASQAVARQHGLSAHQVVYAQQNPAVIDAGVFHNDVIAVGNRNAHFYHQDAFLDTAKMKAELLTAWGDRTSKFHLIEVPRADVSVQDSIQSYLFNSQLLSRGDDDMVLVVPGECENNSAVWAYLNGLVTGHSPINEVKIFDLKQSMSNGGGPACLRLRVALTDAERQAINPATLMNDTLFERLNLWVDKHYRDELYEKDLADPMLLIESRNALDELTRLLNLGNVYEFQP; this is encoded by the coding sequence ATGAGCACAGCGACAGAAGCCAATTTTGATGGTTTAGTGGGCCCAACCCATAATTACAGCGGCCTATCCTTTGGTAATGTCGCTTCATTAAACAACTCAGCACGCGCGTCCAACCCCAAAGCGGCTGCGAAACAAGGCTTAACCAAAATGAAAGCCTTGGCGGACATGGGCTTTGTACAAGGTGTGCTCGCGCCTCACGAACGCCCCCATATTCCTACCTTGCGACGTTTGGGCTTCCGTGGCAGCGACGCACATATTTTGCAACAAGCCGCAAAACACGCGCCCAAATTGCTCGCGGCCGTGAGCTCGGCGTCTTGTATGTGGACCGCCAACGCCGCGACCGTTTCGCCCAGTGGCGACACCAGCGACCAGCGGGTGCATTTTACGCCTGCCAACTTGGTGAACAAATTCCACCGCTCCATTGAACACGAAACCACCGGCGCGATTTTGCGAGCCACTTTCCGTGACGAGCGACATTTTGCCCATCATGACGCGCTGCCCAGTGTGGATACATTAGGAGACGAAGGCGCCGCCAATCACACGCGCTTTTGTCACGATTATGGCGAGCAAGGGGTGGCGTTTTTTGTTTACGGAATGGAAGCGTTCAACACCCACGCACCACGCCCAAGGACATTCCCAGCGCGTCACACTGTAGAAGCCTCCCAAGCCGTGGCGCGTCAGCATGGTTTGTCAGCGCATCAAGTGGTGTACGCACAACAAAACCCCGCCGTGATCGACGCTGGAGTGTTTCATAACGACGTGATCGCCGTTGGCAACCGCAATGCGCACTTTTACCATCAGGATGCGTTTTTAGACACGGCTAAAATGAAAGCCGAATTACTCACCGCATGGGGCGATCGTACGTCTAAATTCCATCTGATTGAAGTGCCTCGCGCAGACGTATCGGTACAAGACAGCATTCAATCCTATCTGTTCAACAGTCAGCTACTGAGCCGCGGTGACGATGACATGGTGTTGGTCGTACCAGGGGAATGTGAAAATAACTCGGCGGTGTGGGCGTATTTGAATGGCTTAGTAACTGGCCATTCTCCCATCAATGAAGTGAAAATATTCGATTTGAAACAAAGTATGAGCAATGGCGGCGGTCCTGCGTGTTTGCGCCTTCGTGTCGCCTTAACCGACGCAGAGCGCCAAGCCATTAATCCTGCCACTTTAATGAACGACACCCTGTTTGAGCGCCTAAACCTTTGGGTCGACAAGCATTATCGCGACGAATTGTATGAAAAAGACCTCGCCGACCCCATGCTGCTCATCGAAAGCCGTAACGCCTTAGACGAACTCACTCGACTTCTCAACCTAGGAAATGTGTACGAATTTCAGCCGTAA
- the astD gene encoding succinylglutamate-semialdehyde dehydrogenase gives MSKLQQAHYINGQWVSGAGHAFQSIDPADASLVWQANTATTEQVDMAIVAARAAFPAWANRPLEERLSILDDFAALVKEHSEQIATLISRETGKPIWETRTEAAAMVGKIAISQQAYHERTGEKTTPMPGATARLRHRPHGVVAVFGPYNFPGHLPNGHIVPALIAGNTVVFKPSEQAPATSDFIVQLWQQAGLPGGVLNLVQGERDTGVALANHHGIDGLFFTGSPQVGHMLHHDFAGHPGKILALEMGGNNPLLVSEKVADQRAAVHEIIQSAFLSAGQRCTCARRLLLPKGAVGDAILQSLITATKNILIDRFDATTQPFMGPVVSAQAADGLLQAYQKLIDLGATSLLDMTRGDAHTGFITPGIIDATHIQDRLPDQEYFGPLLTVIRYDSLDQAMAIANHTQYGLSAGLLSDDATEYAWFLQHSRAGIINWNRQTTGASSNAPFGGTGASGNHRASAYYAADYCAYPVSSIEADSLTLPETLGHGLSLSMLRASQDSSHNEKREHYEHSDRSQF, from the coding sequence ATGAGCAAATTACAGCAAGCACATTACATTAATGGTCAGTGGGTCTCTGGCGCAGGCCATGCTTTTCAGTCAATCGACCCCGCCGACGCCAGCCTCGTATGGCAAGCCAATACCGCAACAACTGAACAAGTAGACATGGCGATTGTCGCAGCGCGAGCGGCATTTCCGGCGTGGGCGAACCGCCCTTTAGAAGAACGCTTGAGCATCCTCGACGACTTCGCCGCCTTGGTAAAAGAACACAGTGAACAGATCGCCACCTTAATCAGCCGCGAAACGGGCAAGCCCATTTGGGAAACCCGTACCGAAGCCGCTGCAATGGTCGGCAAAATCGCCATTTCGCAACAGGCGTACCACGAACGTACCGGCGAAAAAACCACGCCAATGCCCGGCGCTACCGCCCGTTTGCGTCATCGGCCCCATGGGGTTGTGGCGGTATTTGGTCCGTATAACTTCCCGGGGCATTTACCCAATGGCCACATCGTACCGGCATTGATCGCGGGCAATACCGTGGTATTTAAACCCAGCGAACAAGCCCCCGCCACGTCGGACTTCATTGTCCAGTTGTGGCAACAAGCCGGCTTACCTGGCGGCGTATTGAACTTGGTCCAAGGCGAACGCGACACCGGCGTCGCTCTGGCAAATCACCACGGCATCGATGGCCTGTTTTTTACTGGTAGCCCGCAAGTCGGCCACATGTTGCATCACGACTTTGCAGGTCATCCGGGGAAAATTCTTGCACTAGAAATGGGCGGTAATAACCCTCTCTTGGTCTCGGAAAAAGTCGCCGACCAACGCGCCGCGGTGCACGAAATCATCCAATCAGCGTTTCTTTCCGCTGGACAACGTTGCACGTGCGCCCGTCGATTATTACTGCCAAAAGGCGCCGTAGGCGACGCGATTTTGCAGTCGCTTATCACGGCAACCAAAAACATACTGATCGACCGCTTTGACGCCACAACACAACCGTTTATGGGGCCTGTTGTTTCCGCACAAGCCGCCGATGGTTTGCTGCAAGCCTATCAGAAACTCATCGACCTAGGTGCCACTTCACTGCTTGACATGACGCGCGGCGACGCTCATACCGGGTTTATCACGCCGGGTATTATTGACGCCACACACATTCAAGACCGCTTACCAGACCAAGAATACTTTGGCCCCTTGCTCACCGTAATTCGTTACGACTCGTTAGATCAAGCGATGGCCATCGCCAACCACACTCAATACGGTTTATCTGCCGGCCTATTGTCCGACGATGCCACAGAATATGCGTGGTTTTTGCAGCACAGTCGCGCTGGCATTATTAACTGGAACCGTCAAACCACCGGCGCCTCCAGTAATGCGCCATTTGGCGGCACCGGCGCCAGCGGCAATCACAGAGCGAGCGCTTACTACGCGGCAGATTACTGTGCTTACCCTGTTTCTAGTATTGAAGCAGACAGCCTAACCCTGCCAGAAACACTGGGACACGGCCTCAGCTTGTCAATGTTACGAGCCTCACAAGATTCATCACACAACGAAAAAAGAGAGCATTATGAGCACAGCGACAGAAGCCAATTTTGA
- the astA gene encoding arginine N-succinyltransferase, whose product MMVIRPICQNDLTSLCRLAEKTGIGFTSLVNDETRLQKKIDGAVHSFTKDTVSTPNNEDYLMVLEDSTTGDIVGTCGILATVGLDEPFYSYHLGTITHASRELGVHNAVPTLILNNDFTGFSEICTLFLEEDYRHSKNGQLLSKSRFMFMAQFPERFTEKVFAEMRGVSDDNGVSPFWESLGRHFFSIDFKEADELTAQGNKQFIAELMPNNPVYVNLLPKAAREVLGKVHTNTAPARRLLEQEGFRYENYVDIFDGGPSLEARVQDIRAVRDSRICLANIQTANTTNTAHCSNRSNSTNEGNHYLVSNTKVADFRCILIQRPTPIGSAMSLTQEEADCLCVSHKEPLRIVELSPYSR is encoded by the coding sequence ATGATGGTCATCCGCCCTATTTGTCAAAATGACCTAACCTCACTCTGTCGTTTGGCCGAAAAAACAGGCATTGGCTTCACCTCGCTGGTCAATGATGAAACGCGATTACAAAAAAAAATCGACGGCGCCGTGCACTCTTTCACCAAAGACACGGTCAGCACGCCCAATAACGAAGATTACTTAATGGTACTCGAAGACAGCACGACCGGTGACATCGTCGGCACCTGTGGCATTTTAGCGACCGTTGGCCTAGACGAGCCGTTCTACAGTTATCACCTTGGCACCATCACCCATGCCTCTCGAGAATTGGGCGTCCACAACGCCGTGCCTACCTTGATATTGAACAACGATTTCACCGGATTCAGTGAAATTTGTACTTTGTTTTTGGAGGAAGATTACCGCCATTCCAAAAATGGTCAATTACTGTCTAAATCTCGTTTTATGTTCATGGCGCAATTTCCCGAGCGCTTTACGGAAAAAGTCTTCGCCGAAATGCGTGGCGTAAGTGATGACAACGGCGTATCGCCCTTTTGGGAGAGCTTAGGGCGGCATTTCTTTTCGATCGATTTCAAAGAAGCCGACGAGCTCACCGCTCAAGGGAACAAACAATTTATCGCCGAGCTCATGCCAAATAATCCGGTGTACGTCAACTTGCTGCCCAAAGCCGCCCGAGAGGTACTGGGCAAGGTACACACCAACACCGCACCGGCGCGACGTTTGCTGGAACAAGAAGGCTTTCGTTACGAAAACTACGTGGACATTTTTGATGGTGGCCCAAGTTTAGAAGCCCGCGTGCAAGACATTCGCGCCGTACGTGACAGCCGTATTTGCCTCGCTAACATTCAAACCGCTAACACGACCAACACCGCACACTGTTCAAACCGTTCAAACAGCACAAACGAGGGCAACCATTATTTAGTCTCTAACACCAAGGTGGCGGATTTTCGTTGTATCTTGATCCAGCGTCCGACGCCCATCGGCAGCGCCATGAGCCTAACGCAAGAAGAAGCCGATTGCCTATGCGTCAGTCACAAAGAACCGTTGCGCATCGTCGAATTGTCCCCTTATTCACGGTAA
- a CDS encoding arginine N-succinyltransferase — protein sequence MYLVRPVDFADLPALERLAQQAGIGMTNFPANRERLNDKIATSRRSFQTDVIQPGDESYLFVLVDTSNDQIIGCCGMDAMVGVDTPFYSYRIDEVVHASPQLQIHNRIPALFLCHDYSGTSRLIALVVDKAHQNHLAMSLLSRARLLFIARYPERFTKRLFVELRGESDKHGYSAFWDALGKHFFTMDFKKADYLSGVSNKNFIAELMPRYPIYVPTLPQSAQDSIGVVHEKSVQSADILLDEGFEFRGYVDIFDAGPSIEARTESLHTISQHKTDKALSLPHAAKGTTYLIAAGHLEHFRVTAAQAEPQIAGLGLEKSTQEHLGIGAGGRVQWITL from the coding sequence ATGTATCTCGTTCGCCCTGTCGATTTTGCTGATTTGCCTGCCCTAGAGCGCCTTGCTCAACAAGCGGGGATCGGCATGACTAACTTCCCAGCCAACCGAGAGCGCCTAAACGACAAAATCGCCACGTCGCGTCGCTCCTTCCAAACCGACGTAATACAACCCGGCGATGAATCCTACTTGTTTGTCTTAGTGGATACCAGTAACGACCAGATTATCGGCTGCTGCGGCATGGACGCCATGGTGGGCGTTGACACGCCCTTTTACAGTTATCGCATCGACGAAGTGGTGCACGCCTCGCCACAATTGCAAATTCACAACCGAATTCCCGCGCTGTTTTTGTGCCACGACTACAGCGGCACCAGCCGTCTGATTGCCCTAGTGGTAGACAAAGCACATCAAAATCATCTGGCTATGTCTTTGTTATCTCGGGCGCGCTTGTTATTCATCGCGCGTTATCCAGAACGCTTTACCAAGCGCCTGTTTGTCGAACTGCGAGGCGAAAGTGACAAGCACGGTTATTCGGCATTTTGGGACGCATTAGGCAAACATTTTTTTACCATGGACTTCAAAAAAGCCGATTATTTATCTGGCGTAAGCAACAAAAACTTTATTGCTGAACTCATGCCACGCTACCCAATTTATGTGCCCACATTACCGCAATCTGCGCAAGACAGCATTGGCGTAGTGCACGAAAAATCCGTACAAAGCGCCGACATCTTATTGGACGAAGGCTTCGAATTTCGAGGTTATGTGGACATTTTTGACGCCGGCCCCAGCATAGAAGCACGAACCGAAAGCCTGCACACTATATCGCAACATAAAACTGACAAAGCCTTGAGTCTACCCCATGCGGCAAAGGGCACCACATACCTTATTGCCGCTGGGCATTTAGAGCATTTTCGAGTCACAGCCGCCCAGGCAGAGCCTCAAATTGCTGGGCTTGGGTTGGAAAAATCCACCCAAGAACACCTAGGAATAGGCGCTGGTGGTCGCGTCCAATGGATCACACTGTAA